The uncultured Roseibium sp. genome contains a region encoding:
- a CDS encoding acetolactate synthase large subunit: protein MDGTKDVKASDLLVSALENEGVEYIFGIPGEENLDLLESLRKSSIRLILTRHEQAAGFMAATYGRLTGKVGVCLSTLGPGATNFMTAAAYANLGAFPMLMITGQKPIKQSKQGRFQIVDVVATMRPVTKFARQIVNGGAIPSLVREAFRLAREERPGAVLLELPEDIAEEMVHAPSLIPPTTPRYAVCSDGPIDEAVKMIEAARYPLLLVGAGANRRRVIQELTTFVDRTGIPFFNTQMGKGVVEGQSDRYIGTAALSDGDYVHCAIDRSDLVINVGHDVVEKPPFLMKPGEKKVIHVNFDTAVVDEVYFPQLELVGDIGPTIAKLTERLSPSPNHDFSYFERVRAEVMEHLKEGADDPRFPLIPQRIVADVRKAMPADGIIALDNGMYKIWFARNYRTVVANTVLLDNALATMGAGLPSAMAAAMLHPDRRVMAVCGDGGFMMNSQELETAVRLGLNLVVLILDDSSYGMIRWKQTVGGFEDWGLTFSNPDFVKYADSYGAKGHRIEATDDFVPTLNACYEAGGVHLVAVPVDYSENKRVLIDELAQRVCLI, encoded by the coding sequence ATGGACGGGACAAAGGATGTCAAGGCATCGGACCTCCTGGTCAGTGCCCTGGAAAACGAGGGCGTCGAATACATTTTCGGAATTCCGGGAGAGGAGAATCTCGATTTACTGGAATCCCTGCGCAAATCCAGTATCCGCCTGATCCTGACCCGGCACGAGCAGGCCGCCGGCTTCATGGCGGCCACATACGGCCGGCTGACGGGAAAAGTCGGTGTCTGCCTGTCCACGCTGGGTCCGGGTGCGACCAATTTCATGACGGCCGCGGCCTATGCCAATCTCGGCGCGTTTCCGATGCTGATGATAACCGGCCAGAAGCCGATCAAGCAGAGCAAGCAGGGCCGGTTCCAGATCGTCGACGTGGTCGCGACCATGCGGCCGGTGACCAAGTTTGCCCGCCAGATCGTCAACGGAGGCGCCATTCCCTCGCTTGTCCGCGAGGCTTTCCGCCTTGCCCGCGAGGAACGCCCGGGCGCCGTCCTTCTGGAGCTGCCGGAGGACATTGCCGAAGAGATGGTGCACGCCCCTTCGCTGATCCCGCCGACGACGCCGCGCTATGCCGTTTGCTCGGATGGGCCGATCGACGAGGCGGTCAAGATGATCGAAGCGGCACGATATCCGCTGCTTCTTGTGGGCGCCGGCGCGAACCGGAGACGGGTGATCCAGGAGCTGACTACCTTCGTCGACAGGACGGGTATCCCCTTCTTCAATACCCAGATGGGCAAGGGCGTGGTTGAGGGGCAAAGCGACCGTTACATCGGGACCGCGGCTCTTTCGGACGGCGATTATGTCCATTGCGCCATCGACCGTTCCGATCTCGTGATCAACGTCGGCCATGACGTTGTCGAAAAGCCGCCCTTCCTGATGAAGCCGGGCGAAAAGAAGGTCATCCACGTCAACTTCGACACCGCCGTGGTGGATGAGGTCTATTTCCCGCAGCTTGAGCTCGTGGGCGATATCGGACCGACGATCGCCAAGCTCACCGAGCGGCTCAGCCCGTCGCCGAACCATGATTTCTCCTATTTCGAACGGGTTCGCGCGGAGGTGATGGAACACCTGAAGGAAGGCGCGGACGATCCGCGGTTTCCGCTCATTCCCCAACGGATCGTGGCTGACGTCCGCAAGGCCATGCCCGCCGATGGCATCATCGCTCTCGACAATGGCATGTACAAGATCTGGTTCGCCCGCAACTATCGGACTGTTGTTGCCAACACCGTGCTTCTGGACAACGCGCTGGCCACAATGGGCGCAGGCCTGCCTTCGGCGATGGCAGCGGCAATGTTGCATCCGGACCGGCGCGTCATGGCCGTGTGCGGAGACGGCGGCTTCATGATGAACAGCCAGGAACTGGAAACAGCGGTCCGGCTTGGGCTCAACCTCGTCGTTCTGATCCTGGATGACAGTTCCTATGGCATGATCCGCTGGAAACAGACCGTGGGCGGGTTCGAAGACTGGGGCCTGACGTTCTCAAACCCGGACTTCGTGAAATACGCGGACTCCTATGGTGCGAAAGGTCATCGAATCGAGGCAACGGACGACTTCGTTCCGACCCTGAACGCCTGCTACGAAGCCGGAGGCGTGCATCTGGTCGCGGTACCTGTCGATTATTCGGAAAACAAGCGCGTCCTGATCGACGAGCTCGCCCAACGGGTCTGCCTGATCTGA
- a CDS encoding SCP2 sterol-binding domain-containing protein, which yields MKIDTHPTVLKVKNAPRKQKDAGTPLSAQWLKDLARKHGAGDAGLVEIDRPELADQLDYIRQVFPETRTLLSICSRMNREPVRSPVRSVANQEFHTVYDEVNEVARAIVTELSDLGIPACNAVAAFPMEAQLPGRTWTVAHKPIAVAAGLGKMGLHRSVIHPRFGSFILLDTILIGADADAYDQPIDYNPCLECKLCVAACPVGALKPDGRFDFLSCYTHNYRDFLGNFSDFVGAVVESRDMASYRERFTDGETTSMWQSLSFKPGYKAAYCLAVCPAGEDVINPFLEDRPDYVSNVVKPFQEKEETLFVLPGSDAEDYARRRYPHKTVKKVRQSIAVTSVAGFLARLPLGFQPGRSKGLSATYHWTFTGEDETCVTIRIDKQRLTVDAGHQGEADVKVTADAKTWIKILNREYRMINAIVLRKVRVKGSMGLFRAFGRCFPG from the coding sequence ATGAAGATCGATACTCACCCGACCGTCTTGAAGGTCAAAAATGCGCCCCGCAAACAGAAGGACGCGGGAACACCGCTGTCGGCGCAATGGCTGAAAGACCTTGCCAGAAAACACGGGGCCGGAGATGCAGGCCTTGTTGAGATCGATCGTCCGGAACTCGCCGACCAGCTCGACTACATCCGCCAGGTTTTTCCCGAGACGAGGACACTTCTGTCGATTTGCAGCCGAATGAACCGCGAACCGGTCCGCTCGCCGGTCCGCTCCGTCGCAAACCAGGAGTTTCATACCGTCTACGACGAAGTGAACGAGGTGGCGCGCGCCATCGTTACCGAACTTTCCGACCTTGGCATCCCGGCCTGCAATGCCGTCGCCGCCTTCCCCATGGAAGCCCAGCTTCCCGGACGGACATGGACCGTCGCCCACAAACCCATTGCCGTCGCCGCAGGCCTTGGCAAGATGGGCCTGCACAGGAGCGTCATCCACCCCAGGTTCGGATCCTTCATCCTGCTGGACACCATCCTGATCGGTGCGGACGCCGACGCCTACGACCAACCGATCGACTACAATCCCTGCCTGGAATGCAAGTTATGCGTCGCCGCCTGTCCGGTCGGTGCCCTGAAGCCGGATGGCCGTTTTGACTTCCTGAGCTGCTACACCCACAACTATCGGGACTTCCTTGGCAATTTCTCGGATTTTGTCGGAGCCGTTGTCGAATCCAGGGACATGGCGAGCTATCGTGAGCGGTTCACTGACGGGGAAACGACCTCCATGTGGCAGTCCCTCTCCTTCAAACCGGGATACAAGGCCGCCTATTGCCTCGCCGTATGCCCGGCCGGAGAAGATGTCATCAATCCGTTCCTCGAAGACCGACCGGACTACGTCAGCAATGTGGTCAAGCCTTTCCAGGAAAAGGAGGAAACCCTGTTCGTGCTGCCCGGCTCGGATGCGGAGGACTATGCGCGCAGGCGCTATCCTCACAAAACGGTCAAGAAGGTACGGCAGTCGATTGCCGTAACGTCCGTCGCCGGATTTCTCGCGCGGCTTCCGCTCGGCTTTCAACCGGGCCGGTCGAAGGGACTGTCGGCGACCTATCACTGGACCTTTACAGGAGAAGACGAGACCTGTGTCACCATCCGCATCGACAAACAACGCCTGACCGTCGATGCGGGACATCAGGGCGAGGCCGATGTGAAAGTGACCGCTGATGCGAAAACTTGGATCAAGATCCTGAATCGGGAATACAGGATGATCAATGCCATCGTCCTGCGTAAGGTCAGGGTCAAAGGGAGCATGGGGCTTTTCCGAGCCTTCGGGCGCTGCTTCCCAGGTTAG
- a CDS encoding helix-turn-helix domain-containing protein: MRAKSFSGMNCSVAGALEAIGDRWGFLILRDLLLGLSRYDEFQTSTGIPAQTLATRLKQLEAAELVTRRRYQDHPPRDEYVLTDKGRDLWTVVTALREWGDKWGAHAGKDGPPLGLVRRGSGTRLHLALVDEESGTQAPPQEAEAVLGPGGDDLMAFRLKARSKRR; this comes from the coding sequence ATGCGCGCCAAATCGTTTTCGGGAATGAACTGCTCCGTCGCCGGGGCGCTGGAGGCCATCGGCGACCGGTGGGGATTCCTGATCCTGCGCGACCTGCTTCTCGGCCTGTCACGGTATGACGAGTTTCAGACCTCTACCGGAATCCCGGCACAGACCCTGGCCACCCGTCTCAAGCAACTGGAAGCGGCGGAGTTGGTGACACGGCGCCGCTACCAGGATCATCCGCCTCGTGACGAATATGTTCTGACCGACAAGGGACGCGATCTCTGGACGGTGGTCACGGCGCTGCGCGAGTGGGGCGACAAATGGGGTGCGCATGCCGGAAAGGACGGCCCGCCGCTGGGGCTTGTCAGGCGCGGCTCCGGGACACGGCTTCACCTGGCCCTGGTCGACGAGGAAAGCGGCACGCAGGCTCCTCCACAGGAGGCGGAAGCCGTCCTCGGTCCGGGAGGCGACGACCTCATGGCGTTTCGGCTGAAGGCCAGATCGAAGCGCAGATAA
- a CDS encoding GNAT family N-acetyltransferase, whose product MQTISEALIRPARTPDDMTAAAELFRAYADWLDIDLSYQDFEAELAALPGKYTPPKGEILLAQNGHGKVVGCVGLRPIEPAAVCEMKRLYVAPEGRGLGLGNRLVEAILQIAERAGYSEMRLDTLPTMKSAITLYARHGFEPMERYYDTPIAETVFFRRKLVTDSIDGHNVV is encoded by the coding sequence ATGCAGACGATCTCCGAAGCTCTCATCCGCCCGGCCAGAACACCCGATGACATGACCGCTGCGGCGGAGCTCTTTCGCGCCTATGCGGACTGGCTGGATATCGACCTCAGCTACCAGGATTTCGAGGCGGAGCTGGCCGCGTTACCGGGGAAATATACTCCGCCCAAGGGCGAAATCCTGCTTGCGCAGAACGGACATGGAAAAGTCGTCGGCTGCGTCGGCCTGCGTCCAATCGAGCCGGCAGCCGTCTGCGAGATGAAGCGGCTTTACGTCGCTCCGGAAGGCCGTGGGCTCGGCCTCGGCAATCGGCTGGTCGAGGCGATCCTCCAGATCGCAGAGCGGGCCGGTTACAGCGAAATGCGCCTCGACACCCTGCCCACCATGAAAAGCGCGATCACGCTTTATGCACGACACGGATTCGAGCCGATGGAACGCTATTACGACACACCGATCGCCGAAACTGTCTTTTTCCGACGGAAGCTGGTGACCGACTCAATTGACGGGCATAATGTCGTTTAA